Proteins encoded together in one Actinomycetes bacterium window:
- a CDS encoding putative inorganic carbon transporter subunit DabA yields MTFRMTGAARLALALLIAGGAGLVALGAGVAPLEATPVHVGASALGLRIDVLSAVLLCFVGCIGWVVSSYAGRNLRGQSGTGRFGALLMGTLGALAVMVSAASLPVFALGWTVSGLGMAALVAHAGTPRAIRAAGYVRRRLLLGDLLMWTAVLLGLVVLPSLDRAEVGDIAGGRGTDVVVLLLVGACVIRSALFPVWRWLPETAEAPSPVSALLHAGLVNGTGILAALFWPLFRASRVSLLVLMGVGAASVVFGTLAGRLRADVKGRLACSTIAQMGYMTLQVGLGLPAAAVLHLIGHGFYKAWLFLRAGGAVTRSRWRGTPLRTSRRAVTTGTVAAVGCIVGASMLAAPSLVRSVGGLGPVAVIPAVFAIITAVVATVLASLSRLASRTGIALVAAGGALLAGAYATGLAAWERLLATTLPLAPVWSSEVAVALVAATIVGGAVLAITAVALPRRASGPFAVRLAATALPPWARARTRDAGWPTVPAPRPVITPELATDAVTTAARLIGPAWPLREIVASNPLALLENFDVTDAAHVASRVLGVRGYLGESDFITMFDAGRITRADLREALVEQFVDRGIPAPGANLDAMVESLVRTARCAASREPAPADAKRRPDSSETSDEHAAWWCQRAWSGTASNGSGPWVRLRQTCVHSAYDGALGLRGASRLIEGLPEDPAEALALLCSRAGIDETMIVEYLTRLLSGLPGWTAHAQWRARVFADPTPVLELAVVRVVLELLLVGDATNTLRARADDEPVDPAELSRCETWQRALEAGFRRPLLDDLRAGGETLASACRSLEEKRPVPLAQAVFCIDVRSERLRRALEAQGPFATYGFAGFFGAALRHVTGDGAEFDQCPALLEPSFAVVAQPRPDGLRPPVRGAALGIGAAPLTPLLVAEATGWLAGVAAVVQTAAPRLWHRLSKRWTLPDRWGIPADTTRSDGHGRVHTGLPVGMTHGQRVALAAGALRTIGLVEDFAPLLVICGHAATVENNAFATAYDCGACGGNGGHVNARVLAEVLNDPTVRETLAADGIRLPDSTVAVAAAHDTTTDEVELDPAFAPFPAYSERVATLREALGAAGRAVRAERAGSLPGAPRPGSAPAALTRHVRARALDWAEPAPEWGLAGNAAFVIGPRSLTRGLDLDGRVFLHSYDPALDPDGSILASILTAPAVVTQWINAQYYASTVDPGVLGAGDKSTHNVVGEVGVLTGAHGDLRLGLPWQALFDGAPGHPTSERRHEPLRELIVVWATPRRVGEIVGSHDLLARLVANGWVAVAAIDPFDASAWRLTRRLDWRLWEEHSPTRRALVPLAREDL; encoded by the coding sequence ATGACCTTCCGGATGACCGGCGCCGCCCGTCTCGCCCTGGCCCTCCTGATCGCCGGTGGAGCCGGTCTGGTCGCGCTCGGCGCCGGCGTCGCCCCGCTCGAAGCCACGCCGGTACACGTCGGCGCCTCGGCCCTCGGGCTGCGCATCGACGTGCTCAGCGCGGTCCTGCTCTGCTTCGTCGGCTGCATCGGGTGGGTGGTCTCGTCCTACGCCGGCAGGAACCTGCGTGGCCAGTCTGGAACGGGTCGCTTCGGTGCCCTGCTGATGGGCACGTTGGGCGCGCTGGCGGTCATGGTGAGCGCCGCGAGCCTGCCGGTCTTCGCCCTTGGGTGGACGGTCAGCGGACTCGGCATGGCGGCGCTGGTTGCCCACGCGGGTACGCCGCGCGCCATCCGAGCCGCTGGGTACGTCCGCCGGCGTCTTCTGCTCGGGGACCTTCTCATGTGGACGGCCGTCCTCCTCGGGCTGGTGGTCCTTCCCAGCCTCGACCGAGCCGAGGTGGGCGACATCGCCGGTGGACGAGGCACGGACGTCGTCGTTCTCCTTCTGGTCGGGGCGTGCGTGATCCGCTCCGCACTGTTCCCAGTCTGGCGCTGGCTGCCCGAGACAGCCGAGGCCCCATCCCCCGTGTCGGCGTTGCTGCATGCCGGACTGGTCAACGGCACAGGCATCCTGGCGGCGTTGTTCTGGCCGCTGTTTCGCGCCAGCCGCGTGTCGCTTCTCGTCCTCATGGGTGTCGGCGCAGCATCCGTCGTGTTCGGGACACTGGCCGGGCGGCTGCGGGCCGACGTGAAGGGTCGGCTGGCCTGCTCGACGATCGCGCAGATGGGCTACATGACGCTGCAGGTCGGCCTTGGGCTCCCGGCTGCCGCCGTCCTGCACCTCATCGGCCATGGCTTCTACAAGGCCTGGTTGTTCCTGCGGGCGGGTGGTGCGGTGACTCGCAGCCGATGGCGCGGAACCCCGCTCCGGACCTCACGGAGAGCAGTGACGACCGGCACTGTGGCGGCGGTCGGCTGCATCGTCGGAGCATCGATGCTGGCGGCACCATCGCTGGTGCGTTCGGTCGGTGGTCTCGGCCCAGTCGCCGTCATCCCGGCTGTCTTCGCGATCATCACCGCGGTTGTGGCCACGGTCCTCGCCTCGCTCTCTCGCCTCGCGTCCCGCACCGGTATCGCTCTCGTCGCCGCTGGTGGCGCCCTGCTGGCCGGCGCGTACGCGACGGGCCTGGCCGCCTGGGAGCGGCTGCTGGCCACCACCCTGCCGCTCGCCCCGGTCTGGAGCAGCGAGGTCGCCGTGGCGCTCGTCGCCGCGACCATCGTGGGCGGCGCGGTGCTGGCGATCACCGCGGTTGCGCTGCCCCGTCGAGCCAGTGGGCCCTTCGCGGTCAGGCTCGCTGCCACCGCCTTGCCACCGTGGGCCCGCGCCAGGACGCGCGATGCGGGATGGCCCACCGTCCCCGCCCCGAGGCCCGTCATCACCCCGGAGCTGGCAACCGACGCCGTGACGACCGCCGCCCGGCTGATCGGCCCGGCGTGGCCGCTGCGGGAGATCGTGGCGTCGAACCCGCTCGCCCTTCTCGAGAACTTCGACGTCACCGACGCCGCTCACGTCGCATCAAGGGTGTTGGGAGTGCGGGGGTACCTCGGCGAGAGCGACTTCATCACGATGTTCGACGCCGGGAGGATCACCCGCGCCGACCTGAGAGAGGCGCTGGTCGAGCAGTTCGTGGACCGAGGGATCCCGGCCCCAGGGGCCAACCTCGACGCCATGGTCGAGTCGCTCGTCCGCACCGCTCGCTGCGCCGCGTCCCGCGAGCCCGCTCCCGCGGACGCGAAGCGCCGACCCGATTCCTCCGAGACATCCGACGAGCACGCCGCCTGGTGGTGCCAGCGCGCGTGGTCGGGGACCGCGTCGAACGGCTCGGGCCCGTGGGTGCGGCTCCGCCAGACGTGCGTGCACAGCGCGTACGACGGGGCTCTGGGCCTGCGCGGGGCCAGTCGCCTCATCGAGGGCCTCCCCGAGGATCCCGCCGAGGCGCTTGCCCTCCTGTGCAGCCGCGCCGGCATCGACGAAACGATGATCGTCGAGTACCTGACCCGGTTGCTGAGCGGCCTTCCGGGCTGGACGGCTCACGCCCAGTGGCGCGCGCGCGTCTTCGCTGACCCGACGCCAGTGCTGGAGCTCGCTGTTGTGCGGGTCGTACTCGAGCTGCTCCTCGTCGGCGACGCGACAAACACCCTGAGGGCCCGGGCCGACGACGAGCCGGTGGATCCGGCGGAGCTCTCGCGCTGCGAGACCTGGCAGCGAGCCCTCGAGGCGGGCTTCCGCCGACCGCTTCTCGACGACCTTCGCGCTGGTGGTGAGACACTGGCATCTGCGTGTCGCTCACTGGAGGAGAAGCGGCCTGTCCCGCTGGCTCAGGCTGTCTTCTGCATCGACGTCCGCTCGGAGCGTTTACGTCGCGCTCTCGAGGCGCAGGGGCCGTTCGCGACGTACGGCTTCGCCGGGTTCTTCGGCGCCGCGCTGCGCCATGTCACCGGCGATGGCGCCGAGTTCGACCAGTGCCCGGCTCTCCTCGAGCCCAGCTTCGCCGTCGTCGCGCAACCGCGGCCGGACGGCCTCCGCCCGCCCGTCCGTGGTGCCGCCCTGGGGATCGGAGCAGCACCGCTGACGCCGCTGCTCGTCGCCGAGGCCACCGGCTGGCTCGCCGGCGTCGCGGCGGTCGTCCAGACCGCGGCCCCACGCCTGTGGCATCGCCTGTCGAAGCGGTGGACTCTGCCCGACCGCTGGGGTATCCCTGCAGACACGACACGATCCGACGGCCACGGGCGGGTGCATACCGGGCTGCCGGTCGGGATGACCCATGGACAACGGGTCGCGCTCGCCGCCGGAGCACTGCGCACCATCGGTCTGGTCGAGGACTTCGCGCCCTTGCTGGTGATCTGCGGGCATGCCGCCACAGTCGAGAACAACGCCTTTGCGACCGCCTACGACTGCGGCGCCTGCGGCGGCAACGGTGGTCACGTCAACGCCCGAGTCCTGGCCGAGGTGCTCAACGACCCAACGGTGCGCGAGACCCTTGCGGCCGACGGCATCCGGCTGCCGGACTCGACCGTGGCCGTTGCGGCTGCCCACGACACGACGACCGACGAGGTCGAGCTCGACCCGGCGTTCGCGCCGTTTCCCGCGTACTCCGAACGGGTCGCGACGCTGCGCGAGGCCCTCGGCGCCGCCGGGCGGGCCGTGCGTGCGGAGCGTGCCGGGTCCCTGCCCGGCGCGCCTCGCCCGGGATCCGCGCCGGCCGCGCTCACCAGGCACGTCCGCGCCCGGGCGCTCGACTGGGCGGAGCCGGCGCCGGAGTGGGGCCTGGCCGGCAACGCAGCCTTCGTCATCGGTCCGCGGTCCCTCACGCGGGGCCTCGACCTGGACGGCCGGGTGTTCCTGCACTCCTACGACCCGGCGCTCGACCCCGACGGATCGATCCTCGCCTCGATCCTCACGGCGCCGGCCGTTGTCACCCAGTGGATCAACGCGCAGTACTACGCGTCGACCGTCGACCCCGGCGTCCTGGGCGCGGGGGACAAGTCGACGCACAACGTCGTCGG
- a CDS encoding winged helix-turn-helix transcriptional regulator, translated as MTATSGLGADTGTPAARAWTFLTNHGHVMVFLSRQPDARIRDVAAAVGITERATQAILSELEADGYLTRVKAGRRNRYELHPDLTFRHPIEASRPIGELLRIFG; from the coding sequence ATGACGGCGACGTCGGGGCTCGGCGCGGACACGGGGACCCCAGCGGCGCGAGCGTGGACCTTCCTGACCAACCACGGGCACGTCATGGTGTTCCTGAGCCGACAACCGGACGCGCGCATCCGCGACGTGGCGGCCGCGGTGGGCATCACGGAGCGCGCGACGCAGGCGATCCTCAGCGAGTTGGAGGCCGACGGCTACCTCACGAGGGTGAAGGCGGGGCGCCGCAACCGTTACGAGCTGCACCCAGACCTCACCTTCCGCCACCCCATCGAGGCCAGCCGACCGATCGGTGAGCTGCTGCGCATCTTCGGCTAG
- a CDS encoding histidine kinase — protein MSDRLEARWARLTVRSQRFKTYPGDVLLALVLGVLVQFDIHGDPQWRGPIWVNSLCMLFAALALVWRRAYPTVTCAVVVGAVAIPAALYGASDSPVALFMILVVAYTSAARSRSPLLASLILASGIALHDVRDPQIKSIGDWTYDSTILGLTFLVGLTSRWRQRRLEKAEHAIGERALELEALAAEASAEERRRMARELHDIVSHSLGIVVLQAGAAEAVLDTDPAQARQAMELIRRTGLEAINEMSRLLGLLRGEPEASRSPQPCLSDVAGLVERTRVAGLDVRLDIEGTPVELPAAIELSAYRVVQEGLTNVLKHAAGSPTRVVLRYTEDELEVSVRNESHGQSAGAAPSGGRGLPGLRERVAVFGGRFDAGPVDGGCWRLQAALPVT, from the coding sequence GTGAGCGATCGACTGGAGGCCCGGTGGGCGCGGCTCACCGTGCGCTCGCAACGGTTCAAGACCTATCCCGGCGACGTCCTCCTTGCCCTGGTCCTGGGCGTCCTGGTGCAGTTCGACATCCACGGCGATCCCCAGTGGCGGGGGCCGATCTGGGTGAACTCCCTGTGCATGCTGTTCGCCGCGCTCGCTCTGGTCTGGCGGCGCGCGTACCCGACCGTGACCTGCGCCGTCGTCGTCGGTGCCGTGGCGATCCCGGCCGCCCTCTACGGGGCCTCTGACTCGCCGGTCGCGCTGTTCATGATCCTCGTCGTGGCCTACACCTCTGCGGCCCGCTCCAGGTCGCCCCTGCTGGCTTCGTTGATCCTCGCGTCGGGCATCGCCCTGCACGACGTCAGGGACCCACAGATCAAGTCCATCGGCGACTGGACGTATGACTCGACGATCCTCGGTCTGACCTTCCTCGTCGGGCTCACGAGCCGTTGGCGGCAGCGCCGGCTCGAGAAGGCGGAGCACGCCATCGGCGAACGCGCGCTCGAGCTCGAGGCGCTGGCAGCCGAAGCCAGCGCAGAGGAACGTCGCCGGATGGCCCGCGAACTCCACGACATCGTGTCGCACAGCCTGGGCATCGTGGTCCTGCAGGCCGGCGCGGCGGAAGCGGTGCTCGACACCGATCCCGCACAGGCCCGTCAGGCGATGGAACTCATCCGTCGTACCGGACTCGAGGCCATCAACGAGATGAGCCGCCTGCTGGGCCTCCTGCGTGGGGAGCCGGAGGCGTCACGAAGCCCCCAGCCGTGCCTGTCCGATGTGGCCGGTCTCGTCGAGCGCACCCGCGTCGCCGGGCTCGACGTACGGCTCGACATCGAGGGGACGCCCGTGGAGCTGCCGGCCGCCATCGAGCTCTCGGCCTATCGCGTGGTGCAGGAGGGTTTGACGAACGTGCTCAAGCACGCGGCCGGCTCACCGACTCGGGTCGTGCTCCGCTACACCGAGGACGAGCTCGAGGTCAGCGTCCGCAATGAGTCGCACGGACAGTCGGCCGGAGCAGCGCCCAGCGGAGGGCGCGGACTCCCCGGCCTGCGCGAACGCGTCGCCGTCTTCGGAGGCCGCTTCGACGCCGGACCGGTCGACGGCGGCTGCTGGCGCCTGCAGGCCGCACTTCCAGTCACATGA
- a CDS encoding response regulator transcription factor encodes MSVRVVLVDDQPVVRSGLRMILQAQPDLEVIGEAADGVEAIEVIAASDPDVVLMDIQMPTLDGIETTRRLRASGSRARVLVLTTYALDAYVFDALQAGAAGFLLKTDPPQTIVDGVRTVAAGDALLAPQVTRRIIDTFVARAPAAPQEPPELSRLTERERDVLKELARGLSNAEIGQALFISEGTVKTHVARILDKLGLRDRVQAVVYAYQHGLSG; translated from the coding sequence ATGAGCGTTCGCGTCGTCCTGGTCGACGACCAGCCGGTCGTCCGCAGCGGGCTGCGGATGATCCTGCAGGCCCAACCAGACCTCGAGGTCATAGGGGAGGCCGCCGACGGTGTCGAGGCGATCGAGGTCATCGCGGCGTCGGACCCCGACGTGGTGCTCATGGACATCCAGATGCCGACGCTGGACGGCATCGAGACCACCCGACGACTCCGGGCCTCGGGCTCGCGGGCTCGCGTTCTCGTCCTGACGACGTACGCGCTCGACGCCTACGTCTTCGACGCGCTTCAGGCCGGCGCTGCTGGCTTCCTGCTCAAGACCGACCCACCGCAGACGATCGTGGACGGCGTCCGTACCGTCGCCGCAGGGGACGCGCTTCTCGCGCCGCAGGTGACTCGGAGGATCATCGACACCTTCGTGGCCCGGGCTCCGGCAGCACCGCAGGAACCGCCCGAGCTGAGCCGCCTGACGGAACGGGAGCGCGACGTGCTCAAGGAGCTCGCGCGCGGACTCTCCAACGCCGAGATCGGGCAGGCCTTGTTCATCAGCGAGGGAACGGTCAAGACGCACGTCGCGCGGATCCTCGACAAGCTCGGCCTGCGCGATCGCGTCCAGGCGGTCGTGTACGCCTACCAGCACGGTCTCAGCGGCTGA
- a CDS encoding class I SAM-dependent methyltransferase → MTDSHAGAIVMTVGGTPPGGDVEDPDAVVREWYDQHYSLISASADGSFFSRYMHRTMERRYGIASSFDRVLEVGGNRAEHLPFVRHGYREYVVSDLFPPILDGAAAADPRVSAVSCDVARLPFRDTAFDRLIATCLLHHVDSPMRAAQEMRRVTRVGGVMTILVPTDPGLAYRFGKAVTSGRAARRAGLAERHRLVAALDHPNHFGSIKEQLRHVFRNDALTIDWWPWRMPSMSLEAFAVFTVVRSC, encoded by the coding sequence ATGACCGACAGCCACGCGGGAGCGATCGTCATGACCGTGGGCGGGACCCCACCCGGAGGCGACGTCGAGGATCCGGATGCCGTCGTCCGGGAGTGGTACGACCAGCACTACTCGCTGATCTCCGCCTCCGCAGACGGATCGTTCTTCTCCCGGTACATGCACCGCACGATGGAGCGGCGATACGGCATCGCGAGCTCCTTCGATCGAGTGCTCGAGGTGGGCGGCAACCGAGCAGAGCACCTTCCATTCGTGCGGCACGGCTATCGCGAGTACGTCGTCAGCGACCTGTTCCCCCCGATCCTGGACGGCGCCGCCGCTGCCGACCCGCGGGTGAGCGCCGTGTCGTGCGACGTCGCTCGACTGCCCTTCCGCGACACCGCCTTCGACCGCCTGATCGCGACCTGCCTGCTCCACCATGTCGACAGCCCGATGCGGGCCGCGCAGGAGATGCGTCGCGTCACCCGGGTGGGAGGAGTCATGACCATCCTGGTGCCGACCGATCCCGGACTGGCCTACCGGTTCGGCAAGGCGGTGACCTCGGGCCGGGCGGCCCGGCGCGCCGGGTTGGCGGAACGGCATCGCCTGGTGGCGGCGCTCGATCATCCGAATCACTTCGGCTCGATCAAGGAGCAGCTGCGTCACGTTTTCCGCAACGACGCGCTGACGATCGACTGGTGGCCCTGGCGGATGCCGAGCATGAGCCTCGAGGCCTTCGCGGTGTTCACGGTGGTGCGGTCCTGCTGA
- a CDS encoding EamA family transporter, with translation MLAEQTSANALRGPVALVAILFVGYTLLSVAGIVLVKKWLPEAQTDVGAGRWNTAPVWWSAVGATAYVSSFLLWMVLLTRAPLSVAYPVAVGATLCLTLVASLWLFKERPTAVQLLGSAFVLLGIALIGSGLRR, from the coding sequence ATGTTGGCTGAGCAGACGAGCGCGAACGCGCTGCGTGGCCCGGTCGCCCTGGTGGCGATCCTGTTCGTCGGCTACACCCTGCTCAGCGTGGCGGGGATCGTGCTGGTCAAGAAGTGGCTCCCGGAGGCGCAGACCGACGTCGGAGCCGGGCGGTGGAACACGGCGCCCGTGTGGTGGTCGGCCGTGGGCGCGACGGCGTACGTCTCGAGCTTCCTGCTCTGGATGGTGCTGCTGACGCGTGCACCGCTGAGCGTCGCCTATCCCGTGGCGGTGGGGGCGACGCTGTGCCTCACGCTGGTGGCCAGCCTCTGGCTGTTCAAGGAGCGTCCCACCGCCGTCCAGCTCCTCGGCAGTGCCTTCGTCCTGCTCGGCATCGCCCTGATCGGCAGCGGATTGAGACGTTGA
- a CDS encoding glycosyltransferase family 2 protein, giving the protein MSERHIEVICPVYREAEGIQAFHAELSGVLDKIADRYTSRVLYVMDPSSDETERRLEEICASDPRVRTLVLSRRFGHQAALVAGLEHCHGDAAVMLDSDGQHPPEVILDLLEAFERGADVVQAVRQDAPRTGWFKRKTSELFYRLMSRLASIDLRVGSADFRLLSRRVVDVFRDQLPERNPFIRGLTSWVGFTVAYVGFTSRDRESGTSKYSLRLLIEFAATGVTSFSKFPLRAAAGIGVVMSTLSVVYGCIAIAAYFTQNYVAPGWTSLLAVISFIGGLQLLFLGVIAEYVGQIFDEVKGRPRYLIARTIGDPGPAGGAQGEHVG; this is encoded by the coding sequence GTGAGCGAGCGTCACATCGAGGTCATCTGCCCGGTCTACCGGGAGGCGGAAGGGATCCAGGCCTTTCACGCCGAGCTCTCGGGCGTGCTGGACAAGATCGCTGATCGGTACACGAGCCGGGTGCTGTACGTCATGGACCCCTCGTCGGATGAGACCGAGCGGCGCCTCGAGGAGATCTGCGCGAGCGATCCGCGAGTGAGAACTCTCGTGCTCTCGAGGCGCTTCGGCCACCAGGCGGCGCTCGTCGCCGGGCTCGAGCACTGCCATGGGGACGCCGCGGTGATGCTGGACTCGGACGGCCAGCATCCGCCGGAGGTCATCCTCGATCTGCTGGAGGCGTTCGAACGCGGGGCCGATGTCGTGCAGGCGGTCCGACAGGATGCGCCGAGGACCGGGTGGTTCAAGCGCAAGACCAGCGAGCTCTTCTACCGGCTCATGTCCCGGCTCGCCTCCATCGATCTGCGAGTCGGCTCGGCCGACTTCCGGCTGCTGTCCCGGCGCGTGGTGGACGTCTTCCGCGACCAGCTCCCCGAGCGGAACCCCTTCATCCGCGGGCTGACGAGCTGGGTCGGCTTCACCGTCGCCTACGTCGGCTTCACGTCCAGGGATCGCGAGTCCGGCACGAGCAAGTACTCGCTGCGACTGCTGATCGAGTTCGCGGCGACCGGGGTGACCTCCTTCTCGAAGTTCCCGCTGCGGGCCGCGGCCGGGATCGGTGTCGTGATGTCGACGCTCAGCGTCGTCTACGGGTGCATCGCCATCGCCGCGTACTTCACCCAGAACTACGTCGCACCCGGGTGGACGAGCCTGCTAGCCGTGATCTCCTTCATCGGTGGCCTGCAGCTTCTCTTCCTCGGCGTCATCGCCGAGTACGTGGGCCAGATCTTCGATGAGGTGAAGGGCCGGCCTCGGTACCTCATCGCGAGGACGATCGGCGACCCCGGCCCGGCCGGCGGCGCACAGGGCGAGCATGTTGGCTGA
- a CDS encoding sugar phosphate nucleotidyltransferase — protein sequence MMAVLLAGGLGTRLRPYTMNIPKPLLPLGDVPTIEIVVRQLAEQGFDRVVVTLGHLPQLLMAFLEDGSRFGVAVEYEVENQPLGTAGSLRLVHGLDESFIVMNGDLLTTVDFASLLTQHEQSGAAATVVLTPRQVHIDYGVVHVTTDRRLVRYEEKPTLDYLVSTGIYALSRSVVGHVPEGRFDMPDLVTALHESGADVRCQVSDAYWQDIGRFDDYQQASADFVADPGRFLAPQSLASIHAGQA from the coding sequence ATGATGGCGGTCCTCCTCGCCGGAGGGCTCGGTACGCGGCTGCGCCCGTACACGATGAACATCCCCAAGCCGCTGCTCCCGCTGGGGGACGTACCGACCATCGAGATCGTGGTCCGTCAGCTCGCCGAGCAGGGCTTCGACCGCGTCGTCGTGACCCTGGGGCACCTCCCCCAGCTGCTCATGGCCTTCCTGGAGGACGGCTCTCGCTTCGGTGTGGCTGTCGAGTACGAGGTCGAGAACCAACCGCTCGGCACCGCCGGGTCGCTGCGCCTGGTGCACGGACTCGATGAGTCGTTCATCGTGATGAACGGCGATCTCCTGACGACGGTCGACTTCGCCTCGCTGCTGACGCAGCACGAGCAATCGGGCGCTGCGGCGACCGTGGTCCTCACGCCTCGGCAGGTGCACATCGACTACGGCGTCGTGCACGTCACGACCGACCGGCGACTGGTCCGCTACGAGGAGAAGCCGACACTGGACTACCTGGTCAGCACCGGGATCTACGCCTTGAGCAGGAGCGTCGTGGGACACGTTCCCGAGGGACGCTTCGACATGCCCGACCTGGTGACGGCGCTGCACGAGTCCGGCGCGGACGTCCGTTGTCAGGTCAGCGACGCGTACTGGCAGGACATCGGGCGCTTCGACGACTACCAGCAGGCGAGCGCCGACTTCGTCGCCGACCCCGGCCGGTTCCTGGCCCCTCAGTCACTGGCCAGCATCCACGCGGGCCAAGCATGA
- a CDS encoding polysaccharide biosynthesis protein: MSSLPPSRASLAALVAQRERSLFAHDVLAHADALREALHGRRVLVIGGAGSIGSATVHEIARVGPAALHVVDVDENGLAEVARDLHSSGTLDEDTAFRTTPLDFGGRTMRRLLDGDERYDLVLNFAAIKHVRSEKDVLSLLRMLEINVVAARRLLERLAELGVPRYFAVSTDKAANPVNLMGASKRAMELVMLDDRLPQEVTSARFANVAFSNGSLLDGWLRRLDKRQPWAVPVDTRRYFVTPEEAGQLCCLAASVTTDRRVVIPALDPDRHLRDLVEVAVEVMGALGLEPDFCDTEEQARDHMQRVGGTKRWPLLLTPLDTAGEKAFEEFVGTHDTVHDGEFSELRTLTTTLRDARAVDDFLGRANDFLDGAAEATAEAIGAALQEFVPELQHRRSDNSLDQRM, from the coding sequence ATGAGTTCGCTGCCACCCTCTCGTGCCAGTCTCGCTGCCCTCGTCGCACAGCGAGAGCGTTCGCTGTTCGCCCACGACGTCCTCGCCCATGCCGACGCGCTCCGCGAAGCGCTGCACGGGCGGCGGGTCCTGGTCATCGGCGGCGCGGGCAGCATCGGCTCGGCCACGGTCCACGAGATCGCGCGGGTCGGTCCCGCCGCGCTGCACGTGGTGGATGTCGACGAGAACGGCTTGGCCGAGGTCGCGCGCGACCTGCACAGCTCCGGCACCCTCGATGAGGACACCGCGTTCCGCACGACGCCACTCGACTTCGGCGGCCGCACGATGCGACGCCTGCTGGACGGGGACGAACGCTACGACCTGGTGTTGAACTTCGCGGCGATCAAGCATGTGCGCTCCGAGAAGGACGTGCTCTCTCTGCTGCGCATGCTCGAGATCAACGTGGTGGCCGCACGACGCTTGTTGGAACGGCTCGCGGAGCTCGGGGTGCCTCGATACTTCGCGGTGTCGACCGACAAGGCCGCCAACCCGGTCAACCTGATGGGGGCCAGCAAGCGGGCGATGGAGCTGGTCATGCTCGACGACCGCCTTCCCCAGGAGGTCACCTCTGCACGGTTCGCCAACGTCGCGTTCTCCAATGGCTCGCTCCTCGACGGCTGGTTGAGACGGCTCGACAAGCGGCAGCCCTGGGCGGTCCCGGTCGACACGCGGCGGTACTTCGTCACCCCTGAGGAGGCCGGGCAGCTGTGCTGCCTGGCGGCATCAGTGACGACCGACCGGCGCGTCGTCATCCCGGCCCTCGACCCCGACCGGCACTTGCGCGACCTGGTCGAGGTCGCGGTCGAGGTCATGGGCGCGCTGGGCCTGGAGCCGGACTTCTGCGACACCGAGGAGCAGGCTCGTGACCACATGCAGCGCGTCGGGGGAACCAAGCGCTGGCCGCTGCTTCTCACGCCGCTCGACACGGCCGGCGAGAAGGCGTTCGAGGAGTTCGTCGGGACGCATGACACCGTCCACGACGGGGAGTTCAGCGAGCTGAGAACGTTGACCACGACCTTGCGGGATGCGCGAGCGGTCGATGACTTCCTGGGCCGAGCGAACGACTTCCTGGACGGCGCTGCCGAGGCCACCGCCGAGGCCATCGGCGCCGCCCTTCAGGAATTCGTGCCTGAGCTTCAGCACAGACGCAGTGACAACAGCCTCGACCAGCGGATGTGA